From a single Vibrio chagasii genomic region:
- a CDS encoding antibiotic biosynthesis monooxygenase has protein sequence MTQLTVIANIVANEDKVELVKAELLKLIDITRAEEGCINYDLHQDNENPAHFTFYENWTSRELWQAHMGNTHLAEYMAATEGCVASFTLNEMTKIG, from the coding sequence ATGACTCAACTGACTGTCATTGCAAACATTGTCGCTAACGAAGACAAAGTTGAACTGGTTAAAGCAGAGCTGCTAAAGCTGATTGATATCACTCGTGCTGAAGAAGGTTGTATCAACTACGACCTACACCAAGACAACGAAAACCCAGCGCATTTCACTTTCTACGAAAACTGGACGTCTCGCGAACTTTGGCAAGCGCACATGGGAAATACTCATCTCGCTGAGTACATGGCTGCAACCGAAGGTTGTGTAGCGTCATTCACTCTCAATGAGATGACGAAAATCGGTTAG
- a CDS encoding TetR/AcrR family transcriptional regulator, translating to MTVKDQKRGRPKSGSSQLSAEKILDTAKGMMREGGKVPSIRGLATELGVDAMAIYHYFKNKNDLLESITVSLVGEVAQPEQNQVWQENLYQLSVSYLSVLNDYRGLLETLLTMKSLGPVEVFSERFEAVVNPLNLTSEQTEDALHLLVDYLHGYALALNCNPDRTEITVEMVRKPLGLYCLGIEQLKTS from the coding sequence ATGACTGTCAAGGATCAGAAGCGAGGTCGACCAAAGAGTGGATCAAGTCAACTGAGTGCCGAAAAGATCTTAGATACGGCAAAGGGCATGATGCGTGAAGGCGGTAAAGTTCCGAGTATCAGAGGGTTAGCCACAGAGCTCGGCGTGGATGCGATGGCGATATATCATTACTTCAAAAACAAAAATGATCTCTTGGAATCGATCACTGTTTCTTTAGTCGGAGAAGTGGCGCAGCCTGAGCAAAACCAAGTGTGGCAAGAGAACTTGTACCAGCTTAGCGTGAGTTATCTGTCGGTGTTGAATGACTACCGTGGGCTGCTAGAAACTTTGCTGACGATGAAATCGCTTGGACCCGTTGAGGTATTTAGTGAGCGCTTTGAAGCAGTAGTGAATCCGTTGAATCTCACATCAGAGCAAACCGAGGACGCTCTTCATTTGCTAGTAGACTACTTGCATGGCTATGCGCTTGCATTGAACTGTAACCCGGATAGAACTGAGATTACGGTTGAGATGGTGAGAAAGCCTTTAGGCCTTTATTGCTTGGGTATCGAACAACTGAAAACGTCGTGA
- a CDS encoding dicarboxylate/amino acid:cation symporter codes for MLTKLRHSLPLQLMLAALLAWFLAQLISPTSDVTQSGWYQFLMLGKTTYIGLLKMVVGLVVLFSLLQGITSIGSITRLKKIGRNTVLFYSFTTLVAISLGLGASLLLPAWEPLTSFAPVGDGVQLISEDAADGAAIASKLFSMALVNPVAALTNGNLLAIVVFSFMLGIALLSSLPEKHPIFEVLNGLNKSINTIVGWIIRLAPLAVFAIVLDFTVRGGESLFEQLALFALLVFVLTLIHGAIVLPTIAKVMTGIRLSTLFKGISAPMAMAFATSSSSATLPLAMQSAEEKLGVSQSTSSMVLPLGAVMNMDGTALFEGVAAIFLAQLFGVDLTTSGLVMIFIMAMVSSVGAPGMPSGSMSGMQLVLLAAGIPLEAIAILLIIERPLDTFRTAVNVEGDMIAALVVDKWQKQQKTVLEPTLGESVA; via the coding sequence ATGTTGACCAAACTTCGCCACTCTCTACCTCTTCAACTGATGCTAGCTGCATTGCTTGCTTGGTTTCTGGCACAACTTATTTCTCCAACATCTGATGTAACCCAATCGGGTTGGTATCAGTTCTTAATGCTTGGCAAAACTACCTATATAGGATTGCTAAAAATGGTCGTTGGGTTAGTGGTTTTATTCTCGCTATTGCAAGGCATAACAAGCATTGGTTCGATAACTCGATTGAAGAAAATTGGTCGCAATACCGTACTTTTCTATAGCTTCACGACGTTGGTGGCCATTTCTTTGGGCTTGGGTGCCTCACTGTTGCTGCCTGCTTGGGAACCACTAACTAGCTTCGCTCCGGTTGGAGATGGTGTTCAGCTCATAAGTGAAGATGCTGCAGACGGAGCTGCGATTGCCAGCAAGCTTTTTAGTATGGCACTAGTGAACCCGGTAGCGGCGTTAACCAATGGTAACTTGCTCGCGATTGTCGTGTTCTCATTCATGCTAGGTATTGCTCTACTTTCTTCATTGCCAGAAAAACACCCGATTTTTGAGGTGCTTAATGGCTTGAACAAGAGCATCAATACCATTGTTGGTTGGATCATTCGTTTAGCACCGCTCGCGGTTTTCGCCATTGTTCTCGATTTTACCGTTCGTGGTGGTGAATCACTGTTTGAGCAATTGGCACTGTTTGCTTTGCTCGTGTTTGTGCTGACTTTGATTCACGGAGCGATTGTCTTACCGACTATTGCCAAGGTGATGACTGGGATTCGTCTTAGCACACTATTTAAAGGTATCTCTGCACCAATGGCGATGGCGTTCGCAACGTCATCAAGCTCTGCAACTTTGCCACTGGCGATGCAGAGCGCAGAAGAAAAGCTCGGCGTATCGCAAAGTACAAGTAGCATGGTGTTACCACTTGGCGCAGTGATGAACATGGATGGTACGGCACTTTTCGAAGGTGTGGCGGCAATCTTCTTGGCTCAACTGTTTGGTGTGGACCTCACGACTTCTGGCTTGGTGATGATCTTCATTATGGCGATGGTCTCTTCTGTGGGCGCTCCGGGCATGCCATCTGGGTCTATGTCTGGCATGCAGCTGGTGTTATTGGCCGCAGGTATACCACTGGAAGCGATCGCGATTCTGCTGATTATTGAACGTCCGTTAGATACATTTCGTACGGCAGTTAATGTAGAAGGTGACATGATTGCTGCACTGGTCGTGGATAAATGGCAGAAGCAACAAAAGACAGTGCTTGAACCAACACTGGGCGAATCTGTAGCTTAG
- a CDS encoding TetR/AcrR family transcriptional regulator, whose translation MRKVKTEEKLIRIHDAVVQLMERREATDISMYDVAKECGMATSTVYHHYPNIENLFHNLLDDVFIDFDSLLSKCIDPENVNHWTDINRMIETAYVNYYNNHPIAKKLILGRHTFTELGHADTENDLILGKEVETIYRQFFDVPQLPQSINVFAISLQVADKIYSLSYRQHGHITPELANEAIRLTESYLQLYIPHICPKTMKSQTH comes from the coding sequence ATGCGCAAGGTAAAAACTGAAGAGAAATTAATTAGAATTCATGATGCTGTTGTACAACTAATGGAACGCCGTGAAGCGACAGATATTTCAATGTACGATGTGGCCAAAGAGTGTGGAATGGCTACGTCCACGGTTTACCATCACTATCCAAATATCGAGAATCTGTTCCACAACCTTTTAGATGATGTATTTATTGATTTTGATTCTCTCCTAAGTAAATGTATTGATCCTGAAAATGTAAATCACTGGACGGATATCAACCGTATGATAGAAACAGCGTATGTGAATTACTATAACAACCATCCCATTGCTAAAAAGCTGATTTTAGGTCGCCATACATTTACAGAGTTAGGGCATGCCGATACCGAAAATGATTTAATCTTAGGCAAAGAAGTTGAAACCATTTATCGACAATTCTTTGATGTTCCACAGTTACCACAATCTATAAATGTCTTCGCTATTTCACTGCAAGTTGCTGATAAAATATACTCTTTATCATATCGCCAACACGGCCATATCACCCCAGAGCTTGCTAATGAAGCGATTAGACTGACAGAATCCTACCTACAGTTATACATTCCTCATATTTGCCCTAAAACGATGAAAAGCCAAACCCACTAA
- a CDS encoding S-(hydroxymethyl)glutathione dehydrogenase/class III alcohol dehydrogenase yields MTIEIKPGQTHIQSKAMVAWKAGEPLKRETVDVELPKAGEVLVRIVATGVCHTDAFTLSGDDPEGIFPSILGHEGGGIVEMIGEGVTSVEVGDHVIPLYTAECGECKFCKSGKTNLCQAVRETQGKGLMPDGTSRFSINGEPIFHYMGCSTFSEYTVLPEISLAKVNKEAPLEEVCLLGCGVTTGMGAVLNTAKVEKGDTVAVFGLGGIGLSAIIGARMAGASKIIGVDINESKFELAKQLGATDCINPMNYDKPIQDVIVEMTDGGVDYSFECIGNVNVMRQALECCHKGWGESVVIGVAGAGQEISTRPFQLVTGRVWRGSAFGGVKGRSELPEIVNRYMAGEFGLQEFITHTMGLEDVNEAFELMHKGESIRTVLHMDK; encoded by the coding sequence ATGACTATCGAAATCAAACCTGGTCAAACTCATATCCAATCTAAAGCTATGGTTGCTTGGAAAGCTGGTGAGCCACTAAAGCGTGAAACGGTTGACGTTGAACTGCCAAAGGCTGGCGAAGTACTTGTTCGTATCGTTGCTACTGGTGTTTGTCACACTGACGCATTCACTCTTTCAGGTGACGATCCAGAAGGTATCTTCCCTTCTATCCTTGGTCACGAAGGTGGCGGTATCGTTGAAATGATCGGCGAAGGCGTAACAAGCGTTGAAGTTGGCGACCACGTTATCCCACTTTACACAGCAGAGTGTGGCGAATGTAAATTCTGTAAGTCTGGTAAAACTAATCTTTGCCAAGCGGTGCGTGAAACTCAAGGTAAAGGCCTAATGCCAGATGGCACAAGCCGTTTCTCTATCAACGGTGAGCCAATCTTCCACTACATGGGTTGTTCTACTTTCTCTGAGTACACTGTACTTCCAGAAATCTCACTAGCGAAAGTAAACAAAGAAGCACCTCTTGAGGAAGTTTGTCTTCTAGGTTGTGGCGTAACCACTGGTATGGGTGCGGTACTGAACACAGCTAAAGTTGAAAAAGGCGACACAGTTGCTGTATTCGGTCTAGGCGGTATCGGTCTTTCAGCAATCATCGGTGCTCGTATGGCGGGTGCAAGCAAAATCATCGGTGTTGATATCAACGAGAGCAAATTTGAGCTAGCAAAACAACTTGGCGCGACTGACTGCATCAACCCAATGAACTACGACAAGCCAATCCAAGACGTTATCGTTGAGATGACAGACGGTGGTGTTGATTACTCATTCGAATGTATCGGTAACGTAAACGTGATGCGTCAAGCTCTTGAGTGTTGTCACAAAGGTTGGGGTGAATCAGTTGTAATTGGTGTTGCAGGTGCAGGCCAAGAGATCTCAACTCGTCCGTTCCAACTAGTAACAGGTCGTGTATGGCGTGGTTCTGCTTTCGGTGGTGTTAAAGGCCGCTCTGAGCTTCCAGAAATCGTAAACCGTTACATGGCGGGTGAGTTCGGACTACAAGAGTTCATCACTCACACTATGGGTCTTGAAGACGTAAACGAAGCATTCGAACTAATGCACAAAGGTGAGTCTATCCGTACTGTTCTACACATGGATAAATAG
- the arcC gene encoding carbamate kinase, with protein sequence MSKPIIVVAVGGNALLQRGEVMSCENQKKSIAQTAGSLAELSRDYRLVVVHGNGPQVGLLSLQNDAYKDCPPYPFDVLGAETQGMIGYLIQQGLNAAIKDRFTTTILTRIVIDENDPAIAEPTKFIGPVYTEEQAKQLAEANHWIVKPDGSHWRRVVPSPSPKEVLEIKAIKDLLEKDHLIICGGGGGAPVVEKDGAYVGFEAVIDKDMTAALIAEEIGAEHLLILTDGSHVCLDWGTPKEEKLENVSVEQMKKYTFPAGSMGPKVDACCQFVEKTKQHGHIGDLSSALEIIKGKTGTHIKA encoded by the coding sequence ATGTCGAAGCCTATTATTGTTGTTGCTGTCGGTGGGAATGCTTTACTACAGCGTGGTGAAGTAATGAGTTGCGAAAACCAAAAAAAGAGCATCGCGCAAACCGCCGGTTCTTTAGCAGAGCTCAGTAGAGACTACCGTTTGGTTGTTGTGCACGGAAATGGCCCTCAAGTAGGCTTACTCTCATTGCAAAATGATGCTTACAAAGATTGCCCACCTTATCCATTTGATGTGCTTGGCGCTGAGACTCAAGGAATGATTGGCTACCTGATTCAGCAAGGATTGAACGCTGCGATTAAAGACCGCTTTACAACCACCATTCTTACTCGAATCGTTATTGATGAGAACGATCCTGCTATTGCTGAGCCAACCAAGTTTATTGGCCCTGTCTATACAGAAGAACAAGCCAAACAACTCGCAGAAGCTAACCATTGGATTGTTAAGCCTGACGGTTCACACTGGCGCCGTGTGGTTCCATCCCCTTCACCAAAAGAAGTGCTAGAGATAAAAGCCATCAAAGACTTGCTAGAGAAAGATCACTTAATTATCTGTGGCGGCGGAGGCGGTGCTCCAGTCGTAGAAAAAGATGGCGCTTATGTAGGTTTCGAAGCTGTAATCGATAAAGACATGACAGCTGCCCTCATTGCAGAAGAAATTGGCGCAGAACATTTGCTGATTCTCACCGACGGCTCCCATGTTTGTTTAGATTGGGGAACACCAAAAGAAGAGAAGCTTGAAAATGTATCAGTTGAGCAAATGAAAAAGTACACATTCCCAGCAGGTTCTATGGGCCCGAAAGTGGATGCATGTTGTCAATTTGTTGAGAAAACAAAACAACACGGACATATTGGCGATCTATCAAGTGCATTAGAGATCATAAAGGGTAAAACAGGGACACATATTAAAGCATAA
- a CDS encoding MFS transporter, with protein sequence MPLALLALTLSAFAIGTTEFVIVGLIPTMASDLNVSLPSAGLLVSLYALGVAIGAPVLTALTGKWNRKLVLLTVMSLFVVGNLLAWQAPGYNTLIAARILTGLAHGVFFSIGSTIATGLVSKDKAASAIAIMFTGLTVALVTGVPLGTYIGQTFGWQATFLIVALLGLIALIGSALLVPNNLKQPPAAKLSAQLKVLTQPRLLLVYAITALGYGGTFTAFTFLAPILENVSGFDSSAISLIMLVYGVSVAVGNIWGGKMADKMGPIKALTVIFSGLAAVLVVFNFTAVNPYASVATILIWGAFAFGNVPGLQVYVVKLAEKYTPDAVDVASGLNIAAFNVGIALGSWGGGIIVAESGLMNTPWIGAVIVLVALALTRFSGLLDKKQNQQVAASSI encoded by the coding sequence ATGCCTCTAGCTTTACTTGCACTGACGCTCAGCGCCTTTGCCATCGGAACCACAGAATTTGTCATCGTAGGCTTGATTCCTACCATGGCGAGCGACCTGAATGTATCACTGCCATCAGCTGGACTCTTAGTGAGTTTGTATGCGTTAGGCGTAGCGATTGGCGCACCAGTACTCACCGCATTAACGGGAAAATGGAACCGAAAATTGGTGCTGTTAACCGTGATGTCTTTGTTTGTTGTCGGTAACTTACTAGCATGGCAGGCTCCCGGCTATAACACGCTGATTGCGGCACGTATTCTTACCGGCCTTGCCCATGGTGTGTTCTTTTCGATTGGGTCAACTATCGCGACTGGATTGGTTTCAAAAGACAAAGCCGCGAGCGCAATAGCAATCATGTTTACTGGATTAACGGTTGCTCTAGTAACAGGCGTGCCACTAGGTACTTATATTGGCCAGACTTTTGGCTGGCAAGCGACCTTCTTGATCGTTGCTCTGCTAGGCTTAATCGCTTTGATTGGCAGTGCATTATTAGTACCTAACAACCTAAAACAGCCACCAGCGGCTAAGTTATCAGCTCAACTAAAAGTTCTGACTCAGCCAAGACTGTTATTGGTTTATGCAATCACAGCACTGGGATATGGAGGCACATTTACCGCGTTTACGTTCCTTGCTCCGATCCTAGAAAATGTGTCTGGTTTTGACTCAAGCGCAATCAGCCTAATCATGTTGGTTTACGGTGTTTCAGTCGCGGTAGGCAACATCTGGGGCGGTAAGATGGCCGACAAAATGGGGCCAATCAAAGCACTGACGGTTATCTTTTCTGGTCTAGCTGCGGTACTGGTTGTATTTAACTTCACGGCGGTTAACCCGTACGCATCAGTTGCTACTATTTTGATTTGGGGTGCTTTTGCCTTCGGTAATGTTCCAGGCTTACAAGTCTACGTGGTTAAGCTGGCAGAGAAATACACGCCAGATGCAGTAGACGTAGCATCAGGCTTGAACATCGCAGCCTTCAATGTAGGCATCGCACTTGGCTCTTGGGGCGGCGGTATCATTGTCGCAGAGTCTGGCTTAATGAACACACCTTGGATTGGCGCTGTGATTGTCTTAGTTGCACTAGCACTGACTCGATTCAGTGGTCTATTAGACAAGAAGCAGAATCAACAAGTCGCTGCATCTAGCATCTAG
- the nfsA gene encoding oxygen-insensitive NADPH nitroreductase yields MNSTIETILGHRSIRQYTDQPIEKEHLDLIVQAGLAASSSSLLQAVSIIKVTDREKRKLLAEYAGNQPYVESAAEFLVFCIDYQRHAQINPEVKTDFTELTLIGAVDSGIMAQNCMLAAESLGLGGVYIGGLRNSAQQVDELLELPQHTAVLFGMCLGHPAQQPEIKPRLPAHVVMHENQYQPLSLDEIATYDDLMQSYYANRSSNQKQSSWSKQITQKLSGESRPHILPYLNSKQLTKR; encoded by the coding sequence ATGAATAGTACGATTGAGACCATCTTGGGGCATCGCTCCATTCGTCAATATACTGATCAACCAATAGAGAAAGAGCACCTCGATTTAATTGTCCAGGCAGGTCTCGCTGCGTCATCATCAAGCTTACTGCAGGCTGTTTCTATTATCAAAGTAACGGACAGGGAGAAGCGTAAGCTGCTAGCGGAATACGCTGGTAACCAGCCTTACGTGGAAAGTGCTGCTGAGTTTTTGGTGTTCTGTATCGACTATCAACGCCACGCTCAGATTAACCCTGAGGTAAAAACCGACTTTACCGAGCTTACCCTGATTGGCGCTGTCGATTCCGGCATTATGGCGCAGAACTGCATGCTAGCAGCGGAGTCGTTGGGATTAGGTGGCGTATACATTGGTGGCTTGCGCAATAGCGCTCAACAGGTTGATGAGCTATTAGAACTTCCACAGCACACCGCCGTGCTCTTTGGTATGTGCTTAGGTCACCCAGCACAGCAACCAGAGATTAAACCCCGACTTCCAGCTCATGTGGTGATGCACGAAAACCAATACCAACCATTGAGCCTAGATGAAATCGCTACTTATGACGATTTAATGCAGAGCTACTACGCCAACCGCTCAAGTAACCAAAAACAAAGCAGTTGGTCAAAACAGATCACACAGAAACTCTCTGGTGAATCTCGCCCACATATTTTACCGTACTTGAACAGTAAGCAACTGACTAAAAGATAG
- a CDS encoding dihydrofolate reductase family protein, producing MPSSCSISELTMSNIVFIGASLDGYIADKNGGLDWLQAIPNPEGDDMGYNAHIDRIDALVIGRNTMDMVLSFGIDWPYTKPVYVLSNTLTEVPKELEGKVFLIKGELTQIIEDLNSKGLNNLYIDGGVTIQNFLKEDLVDELIISTIPVVLGGGAPLFGDLVSPLDLTLKSVTTYLDEIVTTHYLRKR from the coding sequence ATGCCAAGTTCCTGTTCAATTTCGGAGTTAACAATGTCAAATATTGTCTTTATCGGTGCGAGTCTTGATGGTTACATTGCAGACAAAAACGGTGGTCTTGATTGGTTACAAGCCATCCCAAATCCAGAGGGTGATGACATGGGGTACAACGCCCATATCGATCGTATCGATGCTTTGGTAATAGGCCGAAACACCATGGATATGGTGCTGAGCTTCGGTATTGATTGGCCTTACACAAAACCGGTTTATGTTTTGAGTAACACGTTGACTGAAGTGCCTAAAGAGCTTGAAGGTAAAGTGTTCTTGATAAAGGGCGAACTCACTCAGATCATCGAAGACCTAAACAGTAAAGGCCTTAACAATCTGTATATTGATGGCGGTGTGACCATTCAAAACTTCCTGAAAGAAGACCTGGTTGATGAACTGATTATCTCGACGATCCCTGTCGTTCTTGGTGGTGGTGCTCCGCTATTTGGTGACCTAGTCTCTCCTCTCGACTTAACGCTAAAAAGTGTCACGACTTACCTCGATGAGATCGTAACTACTCACTATTTACGTAAGCGTTAA
- a CDS encoding LysR family transcriptional regulator: MLTRSDDLEIMLTVVDSGGFSAAAQTLDIQVARVSRSVSRIESQLGVSLFNRTTRRVELTEEGRQFVDSVRLGLQMIQSAEEEIVSRGELPKGRLRVDAASPFVFHQLVPIVGEFNEAYPDIELELTSNEGFVDLIEKRTDVAIRIGKLTDSTLHARPLGKSLLYMVASPAYLAKRGIPQNADELSTHQTVGFTGAKVLNHWPLPNQNFVEPTMTASNGETVRQLVLAGNGVACLSGFMVQQDIAEGRLIPVLEHLKLNDTDRERVNAVFYKSSSVSKRISAFIDFIQPRLNL, translated from the coding sequence GTGTTAACGCGATCGGATGATTTAGAAATTATGCTTACTGTTGTTGATAGCGGTGGTTTTTCTGCAGCCGCTCAGACGCTCGATATCCAAGTGGCTCGCGTCTCTCGAAGCGTCAGTCGAATAGAGAGTCAGTTAGGCGTTTCTCTCTTTAATCGAACTACTCGTCGAGTTGAACTGACGGAAGAGGGGCGACAGTTTGTTGACTCTGTTAGGTTGGGTTTACAAATGATCCAAAGCGCTGAAGAGGAAATTGTGTCGCGCGGTGAACTACCAAAAGGACGTTTGCGAGTCGATGCCGCTAGCCCATTTGTGTTCCACCAGTTAGTACCGATAGTCGGTGAGTTTAATGAGGCTTATCCTGATATTGAGCTTGAACTGACCTCAAATGAAGGGTTTGTCGATTTAATCGAGAAACGAACCGATGTCGCTATACGAATAGGAAAATTAACGGACTCCACACTCCACGCTCGACCATTAGGTAAGAGTCTCCTCTATATGGTGGCATCACCTGCCTATCTAGCCAAACGCGGCATACCACAAAATGCAGATGAGCTATCAACGCATCAGACGGTGGGCTTTACTGGTGCGAAGGTGTTGAATCACTGGCCACTGCCAAACCAAAACTTCGTAGAGCCAACCATGACAGCAAGCAACGGTGAGACTGTGCGCCAATTGGTATTAGCAGGTAATGGTGTCGCTTGTTTATCTGGCTTTATGGTGCAGCAAGATATTGCTGAAGGGCGATTGATTCCGGTATTGGAGCATTTGAAGCTGAATGACACAGACCGAGAGCGAGTCAATGCGGTGTTCTATAAATCATCCTCGGTATCTAAGCGTATCTCTGCGTTTATCGATTTTATTCAGCCTAGGCTAAACCTTTGA
- a CDS encoding oxalate:formate antiporter, translating to MNYPSTLPAPHKALLIKVVDVLSQDPRICGIAASGSFGANSMDKYSDLDFVIAVNPADYESVMQERFNILDSIGGKVAAFTGEHVGEPRLIVSIFGPEPVHVDFKFVSLPDAAVRVDNNQVLWERDSLLTDVFSSAEPRYPQPDPQWIEDRFWIWTHYAATKIARGEYFETVEFLSFIRQNVLSPLALKQAGLTPSGVRKIEERLPEFAQALVKTVAMPERDALLPALKQAVTLYLELRGNEQVNIDDHAQSFCLQYVEEELS from the coding sequence ATGAACTACCCAAGCACTCTTCCAGCACCTCACAAAGCACTTCTCATCAAAGTGGTTGATGTCTTGTCTCAAGATCCTCGTATATGTGGCATTGCCGCAAGTGGCTCCTTTGGCGCTAACTCGATGGACAAATACAGCGACTTAGATTTTGTTATCGCGGTTAACCCAGCCGACTATGAAAGCGTAATGCAAGAGCGTTTCAACATTCTTGATAGCATTGGCGGTAAAGTCGCTGCCTTCACGGGTGAACACGTTGGTGAGCCACGTTTAATTGTGTCGATATTTGGCCCAGAGCCTGTTCACGTTGATTTCAAATTTGTCTCGCTACCAGATGCAGCAGTTCGAGTTGATAACAACCAAGTGTTATGGGAACGAGATAGCTTGTTAACCGATGTGTTCAGCAGCGCGGAACCACGCTACCCACAACCAGACCCGCAATGGATTGAAGATCGTTTTTGGATTTGGACGCACTATGCCGCAACCAAGATAGCTCGTGGCGAATACTTCGAAACAGTTGAGTTTCTCTCTTTCATTCGTCAAAACGTTCTATCTCCGCTGGCGCTAAAGCAAGCTGGGCTCACGCCGTCTGGTGTGAGGAAAATTGAAGAACGACTGCCTGAGTTTGCGCAAGCACTCGTAAAAACCGTCGCGATGCCAGAACGTGACGCATTGCTCCCGGCACTCAAACAAGCTGTCACACTGTACCTTGAGTTGAGAGGTAACGAGCAAGTCAACATTGATGATCATGCTCAGTCATTTTGTCTTCAATACGTTGAGGAAGAGTTAAGCTAA
- a CDS encoding phospholipase D family protein — protein sequence MPVLQRISLTLLLVAVLGGCSSLPEGIDHPAEPYTSYGPSALSVLADEYQPASEQATTAVRLQESGWDALAQRLALVESAEHTIDIQYYIWNSDESGKYLASRLLAAADRGVKVRVMLDDINLNEREGLLSALDAHPNVEIRIFNPTPTRRGFSKWLSFLGDFSRLNRRMHNKSFTVDGTLSVVGGRNIGDEYFDLSDEINFRDRDVLVMGTVVTTIQTSFIEYWDSRWSYPVAMLGDEEQPDLSKIDDITVPQYKNYPELPLSREAADSLLKKALDEMTWVNARFAYDRPVPVDSDNTDEPKATAVLLGQLASESKQEILLESAYLVFDDGQLNEWQTLNNEGVEIKALTNSMASNDLVTNHSAYAGRRYDMLEHGIDLFELKPDSKLCEASTQDVSKCAPETAYGLHAKSVVFDRSIASIGSFNFNLRSTYLNTESVLIIENKEIAETLAETIEQAMSEDNSWRLELEDGDVYWYSGEQSWDSEPETGKWERMQSGFLQLLPIEKYL from the coding sequence ATGCCTGTGCTCCAACGCATCAGCTTAACCTTATTACTCGTCGCTGTACTCGGCGGCTGTTCTTCATTACCAGAAGGCATCGATCACCCGGCAGAACCGTACACCTCTTATGGACCAAGCGCTTTATCGGTTTTGGCGGATGAATACCAACCCGCATCAGAGCAGGCGACGACGGCCGTTCGTTTACAAGAATCTGGTTGGGATGCTTTGGCTCAGCGCTTGGCATTGGTTGAAAGTGCAGAGCACACCATCGATATTCAATACTACATCTGGAACTCGGACGAATCGGGCAAGTATCTCGCTAGCCGATTGTTAGCCGCTGCTGATCGTGGTGTTAAGGTTCGAGTGATGCTGGATGACATCAACCTCAATGAGCGTGAAGGGCTATTGTCGGCACTCGACGCTCACCCGAATGTTGAGATCCGAATCTTCAACCCAACACCAACGCGCCGTGGTTTCAGTAAGTGGTTGAGCTTCCTTGGTGACTTCTCTCGTTTAAACCGTCGCATGCACAACAAATCGTTCACTGTCGATGGTACTTTGTCTGTGGTGGGTGGGCGTAATATTGGTGATGAATACTTTGACCTTTCTGACGAGATAAACTTCCGCGATCGTGATGTATTAGTGATGGGTACCGTCGTTACCACTATTCAAACCAGCTTTATTGAATACTGGGACAGCCGTTGGTCTTACCCTGTCGCTATGTTGGGTGACGAAGAGCAACCAGATCTTTCAAAGATTGACGACATAACCGTTCCACAATACAAGAACTACCCAGAGTTGCCATTAAGTCGCGAAGCAGCAGATAGCCTACTGAAAAAGGCTCTTGATGAGATGACTTGGGTGAATGCTCGTTTCGCTTACGATCGCCCTGTGCCTGTCGATTCAGACAATACTGATGAACCAAAAGCAACGGCAGTTCTGTTAGGACAACTAGCGAGCGAGTCGAAACAAGAGATCTTGCTTGAGTCGGCTTACTTGGTATTCGATGATGGCCAATTAAATGAGTGGCAAACGTTGAATAACGAAGGCGTTGAGATAAAAGCATTGACCAACTCAATGGCGTCAAATGACTTGGTTACTAATCACTCTGCTTACGCGGGCAGACGCTACGATATGTTAGAGCATGGCATCGACCTATTTGAGCTAAAACCAGATTCTAAGTTGTGTGAAGCATCTACCCAAGACGTGTCTAAATGTGCACCTGAGACAGCTTATGGCCTGCATGCTAAATCAGTGGTATTTGACCGCAGTATTGCGAGTATTGGCTCATTCAACTTCAACCTGCGTTCGACTTACCTAAATACGGAGTCGGTGTTAATCATCGAAAACAAAGAGATTGCTGAAACGCTAGCTGAAACTATCGAACAGGCAATGAGCGAAGACAACAGTTGGCGTTTGGAGCTAGAAGATGGTGATGTGTATTGGTATTCAGGTGAGCAAAGTTGGGACAGCGAACCAGAAACCGGTAAGTGGGAACGCATGCAATCAGGCTTCCTACAGCTTCTCCCGATAGAGAAATACCTTTAA